A single window of Sphingobacterium sp. ML3W DNA harbors:
- a CDS encoding TolC family protein: MLNVKKINKKNLLLTCYILVLTAVAQGQVDTSFQKKTIAYSDYMEAVAKNNKAFAAEKFNIPISEAGIEMAKVIPDPEFSAGIFNNDQRNKKMGYGYTTELDWTIELGGKRKARVDLAKSESELSKHILIDYFRNLQADATLQYLLGIQHEQLVKLQLNSYEAMSQLAKSDSMRAKLGAITEVDAKQSKLEASTLWNEATSSIGSWKSSLSNLALLMGNSQMGTLLATVGDFSAFHRNFQLAELIESAQLNRTDLLYALQNKDVSEKMIKLAKANRIIDLGLVAGVEYNETAKNETAPSPSFTQSNIGVRVPLKFSNKRKGELKAAYYTAQQSEVAYSQVELQVQRDVTQAFYQYEATQKQLQQFDSGLLQDAKSILDGKLYSYKRGETSLLEVLTAQRTYNEVQQHYYEIRFNNAVALVELERSVGIWDINF, from the coding sequence ATGTTAAACGTCAAAAAAATAAATAAGAAAAATCTATTACTCACCTGCTACATCCTTGTGCTCACTGCGGTAGCACAAGGTCAGGTCGATACTTCTTTTCAAAAAAAAACAATCGCTTACTCCGATTATATGGAAGCTGTAGCCAAGAACAATAAGGCTTTTGCTGCAGAAAAATTCAATATTCCTATTTCAGAAGCCGGTATAGAGATGGCTAAAGTTATCCCAGATCCCGAATTCAGTGCCGGTATCTTTAATAACGACCAGCGCAATAAAAAGATGGGTTACGGATACACCACTGAACTTGATTGGACAATAGAGCTTGGAGGAAAACGGAAGGCGCGCGTAGATCTTGCTAAAAGTGAATCCGAACTCAGCAAACACATTCTGATTGACTATTTTCGAAATCTTCAAGCAGATGCAACCCTTCAATATCTACTTGGCATCCAACATGAACAGCTAGTAAAACTGCAGCTCAATTCCTACGAAGCGATGAGCCAATTAGCAAAATCGGATAGTATGCGAGCGAAATTAGGTGCCATTACAGAAGTAGATGCTAAACAAAGTAAACTCGAAGCCTCAACCCTATGGAATGAAGCCACTTCGTCTATTGGAAGTTGGAAATCATCGCTGAGTAATCTAGCCTTACTGATGGGAAATTCGCAAATGGGCACCTTGTTGGCAACTGTTGGAGATTTTTCAGCCTTCCATAGAAATTTCCAATTGGCAGAACTGATCGAGAGCGCACAACTGAATCGCACAGATCTGCTATACGCGTTGCAAAATAAGGATGTGTCCGAAAAGATGATAAAATTGGCAAAGGCCAATAGAATCATTGATTTGGGCTTAGTTGCCGGTGTGGAATACAATGAAACAGCTAAAAATGAAACCGCTCCCAGCCCTTCTTTCACACAAAGCAATATTGGAGTACGGGTTCCATTAAAATTTTCCAACAAACGAAAAGGAGAACTAAAGGCTGCTTACTATACCGCTCAACAATCGGAAGTGGCATATAGTCAGGTCGAGTTGCAGGTACAGCGCGATGTTACCCAAGCATTTTACCAATACGAAGCCACCCAAAAACAACTACAACAATTTGATAGCGGCTTACTTCAAGATGCAAAATCTATCTTAGATGGCAAACTATATAGCTACAAACGAGGTGAAACGAGTTTATTAGAAGTGTTAACGGCACAACGTACCTACAATGAAGTGCAACAACATTATTATGAAATACGGTTCAATAATGCTGTAGCGCTTGTAGAATTAGAGCGATCAGTTGGAATCTGGGATATCAATTTTTAA
- a CDS encoding efflux RND transporter permease subunit, with protein MKNIFTNTIAKRWLILALFTLMTFFGYYSWTQLSIEAYPDIGDVSSQVVTQVPGLAAEEIEQQITIPIERAINGLPGMHVMRSKSTFGLSMVTIVFQDGTDDYFARARIQERLADLELPYQAAPNLDPLTSPTGEIFRYIIESKSHDLRELTDLQTFVIIPRIKQVSGVVDVTNFGGITTQFQIEIEPQKLQQYGISLSEVVNKVEANNTNAGGSVMNRGDQSYVVRGIGLVRTLDDIGNIVVKSQQGTAILMKDIGQIKYGNLERKGALGYSDKRGVNYSDNIEGIVLLLKGQNPSVVLEGVNAAVEELNDSTLPEGVQIHPFMDRTHLVETTLQTVSHTLLEGMGLVIIVLIVFLGSWRGALLVAITIPVALLTAFILMHFTNVPANLLSLGAIDFGIIVDGAIVMMEAILKKREENEHEELTEFGVASLVKQMAKPIFFATIIIITAYIPLFAFERVEKKLFTPMAFTVGYALLGALLVALFLIPGLAYVVYRKPQKVYHNKWLEKITSGYHRHVDKLLQHPKRVFLPLVLIFSGAVLLTSTVGKDFLPPLDEGSIWLQVSLPPGITVEKSKEMSDTLRARTLKYDEVTYIMVQAGRNDDGTDAWTPSHFECSVGLLPYKQWKNGRTKADLIEELAAEYAQMPGYDVAFSQPMIDGVMDKIAGAHSELVVKVYGEDFKEIRRVAEEVLSTLRKVKGAVDLAIDQEPPLPQLQIKADRNKIAQYGLNIADVSDLIETAIGGKAISQIFQEGKVCDIICRYNEESRNTPEKIGNLMLTNESGAKIPLSQIAEVKLNTGESTIAREMNKRHLTVRLNLRGNNLSSFLKEAQAKIEQDIPYDHDSIKIKWGGQFENQNRAYQHLAIIVPMALAIMFILLYGAFGSFAQAGLLMSVVPLAIFGGMLALNVRGMTLNVSSVVGFIALFGVAIQNGVLMISQFNTLRKKGYSLRQAVSEGSQHRFRPVIMTATVAILGLLPASLATGIGSDVQRPLATVIVYGLFFATIITLYALPSLYYLLEKKNAEKNEH; from the coding sequence ATGAAAAACATATTCACCAATACCATCGCCAAACGCTGGCTTATTTTAGCACTTTTTACGCTAATGACCTTCTTTGGATATTACTCATGGACCCAACTTTCTATAGAAGCTTACCCCGATATCGGCGACGTCAGTTCACAAGTGGTGACACAAGTACCGGGTCTTGCAGCCGAAGAAATAGAACAACAGATTACCATTCCAATAGAGCGTGCTATAAACGGCTTACCAGGTATGCATGTCATGCGTAGTAAAAGTACATTCGGGCTTTCCATGGTCACGATTGTCTTTCAAGATGGAACAGACGATTATTTCGCAAGAGCAAGGATTCAGGAGCGCCTGGCAGATTTGGAACTTCCCTATCAGGCAGCACCAAATCTTGACCCCCTCACCTCCCCTACAGGCGAGATATTCCGGTACATCATCGAAAGTAAATCGCATGACCTACGTGAACTAACCGATCTGCAAACTTTCGTCATCATACCCCGTATAAAACAAGTATCGGGCGTAGTCGATGTGACTAATTTCGGGGGGATTACCACACAATTTCAGATTGAAATCGAGCCACAAAAATTGCAGCAATATGGAATTTCCCTGAGTGAGGTCGTTAATAAAGTCGAAGCCAATAACACCAATGCAGGTGGAAGCGTGATGAATAGAGGAGATCAGTCTTACGTTGTAAGAGGTATTGGACTTGTCAGAACATTGGATGATATTGGTAATATTGTAGTCAAATCACAACAGGGTACAGCAATTTTGATGAAAGATATCGGTCAAATCAAATATGGCAATCTAGAACGAAAAGGTGCTTTAGGCTATTCAGACAAACGTGGTGTAAACTATTCAGACAATATCGAGGGAATCGTGCTCTTATTGAAGGGACAAAATCCATCGGTTGTTTTAGAAGGCGTGAACGCAGCTGTTGAAGAACTAAATGATAGCACTCTACCAGAAGGAGTCCAGATCCATCCGTTCATGGACCGTACCCACCTGGTTGAAACGACGTTACAAACCGTTTCACACACCCTTTTAGAAGGAATGGGATTAGTCATTATCGTACTGATTGTATTTTTAGGAAGTTGGCGCGGTGCGCTACTGGTTGCTATTACCATACCAGTAGCCTTATTAACTGCCTTTATCCTCATGCATTTCACCAATGTTCCAGCCAACTTACTGTCATTGGGTGCTATTGATTTTGGGATTATCGTCGATGGTGCAATTGTGATGATGGAAGCGATATTGAAAAAAAGAGAGGAAAATGAACATGAAGAACTCACCGAGTTTGGCGTGGCATCCCTAGTCAAGCAAATGGCTAAACCGATATTTTTCGCAACGATTATTATCATCACTGCCTACATTCCCTTGTTTGCCTTTGAACGCGTGGAGAAAAAATTATTCACTCCTATGGCGTTCACAGTAGGTTATGCCTTATTAGGAGCACTATTAGTAGCCTTATTTCTGATTCCAGGACTTGCTTACGTGGTCTATAGAAAGCCTCAAAAAGTATATCATAATAAATGGTTGGAGAAAATAACATCTGGTTACCATCGCCATGTGGATAAATTATTACAGCATCCAAAACGTGTGTTTTTACCTCTAGTACTTATATTCTCTGGTGCTGTGTTACTGACATCTACAGTTGGTAAAGACTTTCTACCCCCATTGGACGAAGGTTCCATCTGGCTACAAGTGTCTCTTCCTCCTGGAATAACGGTAGAAAAATCAAAAGAAATGAGCGATACGCTACGGGCTCGCACCTTAAAGTACGATGAAGTGACCTATATCATGGTACAAGCCGGCCGTAATGATGATGGCACAGACGCTTGGACACCTTCACATTTTGAGTGTAGCGTCGGATTGCTCCCTTATAAACAATGGAAAAATGGTCGAACCAAAGCTGATCTCATCGAAGAACTTGCTGCAGAATATGCACAGATGCCCGGTTATGATGTTGCCTTTTCTCAACCCATGATAGATGGTGTCATGGATAAAATAGCCGGAGCACATAGCGAATTGGTGGTAAAAGTATATGGCGAAGATTTCAAGGAAATCCGTAGGGTAGCAGAAGAAGTGCTTTCGACATTACGAAAAGTAAAAGGCGCAGTAGATTTGGCTATTGATCAAGAGCCCCCATTGCCCCAGTTACAGATTAAAGCAGATCGCAACAAAATAGCGCAATACGGACTAAACATCGCTGATGTTTCAGACCTTATTGAAACGGCTATCGGCGGAAAAGCGATTTCTCAAATATTTCAAGAAGGAAAAGTATGTGATATTATCTGTCGTTATAATGAAGAAAGTCGCAATACACCGGAAAAAATAGGAAATCTGATGCTCACCAATGAATCAGGAGCTAAAATTCCACTATCGCAGATTGCTGAAGTAAAACTCAATACAGGTGAGAGCACCATCGCTCGCGAGATGAATAAAAGACATTTAACAGTACGTCTTAACCTCCGCGGCAATAATTTGAGTTCATTTTTAAAAGAAGCACAAGCTAAAATAGAACAGGATATCCCCTATGACCACGACAGTATTAAAATCAAATGGGGCGGTCAATTTGAGAATCAAAATCGAGCATATCAACATCTGGCCATCATCGTACCTATGGCATTAGCGATTATGTTCATACTCCTTTATGGTGCTTTTGGGAGTTTTGCCCAAGCAGGATTGCTGATGAGCGTTGTCCCACTTGCCATATTTGGTGGCATGCTTGCCTTAAATGTTCGTGGAATGACCCTCAATGTATCTTCGGTAGTTGGTTTCATTGCTCTTTTTGGTGTTGCCATTCAAAACGGAGTATTGATGATATCACAATTCAATACCTTACGAAAAAAAGGCTATTCCTTACGACAAGCTGTTTCTGAAGGTTCACAACATCGCTTTAGACCGGTCATCATGACGGCTACAGTTGCTATTTTAGGCCTACTACCCGCATCCCTAGCTACAGGCATCGGTTCGGATGTGCAAAGACCATTGGCTACTGTAATCGTTTACGGATTATTCTTTGCGACCATCATCACACTCTATGCTTTGCCATCGCTCTATTATCTTTTAGAGAAAAAGAACGCTGAAAAAAATGAGCATTAG
- a CDS encoding efflux RND transporter periplasmic adaptor subunit produces the protein MKTTKKKHITFIRILFISLSLLGCQTKVEHEKIADFTVSGDTIYVHDKAQVIAQLKTITIQQESHQLELVAAGTVKAIPNLYAEIASPFSGRVTAVQLKLGMKTKPGTPLFELASPEFTDTQKLFFQAKTAYQNAGLILKRQQDLKINGVGSEKDVEEARANYEITQKEYQNALASLQIFNVNVEKLVLGQPLIVRSPIAGEVITNDIVMGQYIKSDETPRAKVAELSKVWVVGMVKEQHLHLINKLDVAEIAIAAFPGKKIKGSIYHIDEIVNEDTRSVQVLIECQNPDRLLKPGMYVTVNFIEKPSDAIFIPEKSLLQYNDQSYVLVQIGKNKYVKRDVETGVTEEGKVQIVAGLIAGDSIISEGAFYLLNAK, from the coding sequence ATGAAAACAACAAAAAAAAAACACATCACTTTTATAAGAATCCTTTTTATTTCGCTATCCCTATTGGGTTGCCAAACAAAAGTCGAACATGAAAAAATAGCAGATTTCACTGTTAGCGGAGATACCATTTATGTGCACGATAAAGCACAAGTAATCGCACAGTTAAAGACCATTACCATACAACAAGAATCGCATCAGCTCGAGCTCGTAGCAGCAGGAACAGTGAAAGCTATTCCTAATCTATATGCAGAGATTGCTTCTCCTTTTTCAGGAAGAGTGACCGCCGTGCAACTTAAATTAGGGATGAAGACAAAACCAGGCACTCCTTTATTTGAGCTCGCCTCACCTGAATTTACAGACACGCAAAAGCTATTTTTTCAAGCAAAAACAGCCTATCAAAATGCAGGACTAATTTTAAAACGACAACAAGACCTCAAAATTAATGGAGTCGGCTCAGAAAAAGATGTCGAAGAAGCAAGGGCAAATTATGAGATTACTCAGAAAGAATATCAAAATGCTTTAGCCTCACTCCAGATATTCAATGTAAATGTGGAGAAGCTCGTTTTAGGACAACCCCTTATTGTTCGATCACCTATAGCAGGAGAAGTCATCACGAATGATATCGTCATGGGTCAATACATCAAATCGGACGAAACTCCTCGTGCAAAGGTCGCCGAATTGAGCAAAGTCTGGGTCGTAGGTATGGTGAAAGAACAACATCTCCATCTCATCAATAAACTTGATGTTGCTGAAATTGCTATTGCAGCCTTCCCAGGCAAGAAGATAAAGGGTAGCATTTACCACATTGATGAGATCGTCAATGAAGATACACGCAGCGTGCAAGTGCTTATCGAGTGTCAGAACCCAGATCGCCTGCTCAAGCCTGGGATGTATGTAACGGTCAATTTTATTGAAAAACCATCCGACGCGATCTTTATACCCGAAAAATCACTGTTGCAATACAATGACCAAAGTTATGTACTCGTGCAAATCGGTAAAAACAAATATGTAAAACGTGATGTGGAGACCGGTGTCACAGAGGAGGGTAAAGTACAGATTGTAGCGGGTTTAATCGCAGGAGACAGCATTATCAGTGAAGGTGCATTCTATTTACTAAATGCGAAATAA
- a CDS encoding sensor histidine kinase: protein MKIRTRLIILFTVTTAIILGLFATVIYLSAKENRQIEFYNLLKKEAITKANLFLNANVDKKILQDIYHNNRKILNEVEVAIYNTHFDLLYHDAVDLDFVKETKPMIDEIYQKGEIEFYQEGWQVIGLQYIYEGKKYIVTAAAYDQYGYSKLNNLLHNSILVFIISILFILVAGIFFSKKAFEPVRAMIAKAKNISATNLDLRLSNNGNKDELSELANTFNEMLNRLESSFDAQKNFVSSISHELRTPLAAIITELELSSNKERTPSEYQTAIKDALNDSKKLVRLSNSLLDLAKASYDPTEIAFKPIRVDEVLLDARQQVQKTNSDFKIDIHFEDEIDNDDQISVNGNEYLLKVAFTNLFENGCKFSTPHRCTVSVRFDSKNITLLFVDKGIGISEHDLLEIFTPFYRGENRTYTYGHGIGLPLTQKIVALHKGEITVASQENKGTTFTIILPHC, encoded by the coding sequence ATGAAAATAAGAACGCGACTGATTATACTATTTACAGTAACAACGGCAATCATATTAGGTCTGTTTGCTACCGTGATTTATTTATCTGCTAAGGAAAATCGGCAAATTGAGTTTTACAACCTACTCAAGAAAGAAGCCATTACCAAGGCCAATCTCTTTCTAAACGCCAATGTTGACAAAAAGATATTGCAAGATATCTACCATAATAACCGAAAAATACTCAATGAAGTTGAAGTTGCCATTTATAACACCCACTTTGACCTACTGTATCATGATGCTGTTGACCTAGATTTTGTCAAAGAAACCAAGCCAATGATTGATGAAATATACCAAAAAGGGGAAATTGAATTTTATCAGGAAGGCTGGCAAGTAATAGGCTTACAGTATATCTATGAAGGCAAGAAATATATCGTTACCGCAGCTGCGTATGATCAATATGGTTATAGTAAACTCAATAACTTACTCCACAACAGTATCCTTGTTTTTATTATTTCTATTTTATTCATACTTGTAGCAGGCATCTTTTTTTCTAAAAAAGCATTTGAACCTGTGCGTGCCATGATTGCGAAAGCAAAGAACATTTCCGCTACAAACCTAGATTTACGATTATCAAACAATGGTAATAAAGATGAACTTTCTGAACTTGCCAATACATTCAATGAAATGCTCAACCGCTTGGAGAGTTCCTTCGATGCACAAAAGAATTTCGTCTCGAGTATTTCACATGAATTGCGCACCCCACTAGCCGCTATTATTACAGAGCTTGAACTATCAAGCAACAAAGAACGTACGCCTAGTGAATATCAAACAGCGATTAAGGACGCTTTAAACGACTCGAAAAAATTAGTCCGTTTATCCAACAGCCTACTCGACTTGGCAAAAGCCAGTTACGATCCTACAGAAATTGCATTCAAGCCGATTCGTGTCGATGAAGTCTTATTAGATGCCAGACAACAAGTCCAAAAAACAAATTCAGACTTCAAAATCGATATCCATTTTGAAGATGAGATAGACAATGATGACCAGATTTCAGTCAATGGCAATGAATACCTACTAAAAGTAGCATTCACTAATCTTTTTGAAAACGGGTGCAAATTTTCTACTCCACATCGCTGTACCGTGTCGGTCCGATTTGATAGTAAAAATATAACTTTATTATTCGTTGATAAGGGAATCGGTATTTCAGAACATGACTTACTTGAAATTTTCACCCCATTTTATAGAGGGGAGAATAGAACATATACTTATGGACACGGTATTGGTTTGCCCCTCACACAAAAAATTGTGGCACTCCATAAAGGTGAAATAACTGTAGCTTCACAAGAAAACAAGGGAACCACGTTCACCATCATTTTACCGCACTGCTAA
- a CDS encoding response regulator transcription factor yields MKILIVEDDQRVAELIKRGLEEQGFTTTLAYDGLSGKKLSSQDNFDLIITDIILPKMDGLDLCKHIRQTRPDLPIIMLTALGTTDDKVEGFDAGADDYLVKPFEMRELLVRIRALLKRNQHQSNSQGFVLRYEDLEMNLHSKIVKRNQQEIDLTPKEFKLLEYLMQNPNRVLSRVEIADKVWETHFDTGTNFIDVYINYLRKKIDRNFDKKLIHTKSGMGFILKKES; encoded by the coding sequence ATGAAAATATTAATTGTAGAAGACGACCAACGTGTTGCAGAACTTATAAAAAGAGGACTGGAAGAACAAGGCTTTACGACCACTTTGGCATACGATGGCCTTTCTGGAAAAAAGCTGTCTTCACAAGATAATTTCGATCTGATTATTACCGATATCATCCTTCCCAAAATGGACGGGTTAGATCTTTGTAAACACATTAGACAAACAAGACCTGACCTACCGATCATCATGCTTACTGCACTTGGTACGACGGACGATAAAGTAGAAGGCTTCGATGCTGGAGCAGATGACTATTTAGTAAAACCTTTCGAAATGCGTGAGCTTTTAGTACGAATTAGAGCATTACTAAAGCGAAATCAACATCAGTCAAACAGCCAAGGTTTTGTCTTGCGCTATGAGGATCTCGAAATGAACTTACACAGCAAAATCGTAAAACGGAATCAACAAGAGATCGATTTAACTCCAAAAGAATTCAAGTTATTGGAATATTTGATGCAAAATCCGAATCGGGTATTGTCTCGCGTAGAAATAGCGGATAAAGTTTGGGAGACCCATTTCGACACTGGTACCAACTTTATTGACGTATACATCAACTATCTTAGAAAAAAAATAGACCGCAATTTTGATAAAAAACTTATTCATACAAAATCTGGAATGGGCTTTATTCTGAAGAAGGAATCATGA
- a CDS encoding linear amide C-N hydrolase — translation MKYLFSIVFVVFLFLRKETAACTRVVYKGPNGTVITARSMDWKDEISANLWVFPRGMDRNGEVGPKSLKWTSKYGSVISSAWDIATVDGLNEKGLVANVLWLVESSYPKFNPAGDKQGITISAWAQYVLDNFANVSEAVTALRDEPFVVVSDYIPGTKKFATLHLSISDASGDNAIFEYVNGKLMIHHDVAYTVMTNSPVFSEQLALNSYWEGIPGTVMLPGTNRAADRFVRASYYINAIPQTDDVRTAVASVFSVIRNCSVPFGISSPTEPNISSTRWRSVADQKNKIYYFETVLTPNTFWVDLTKFDLQKGAKTMKLDLNQFATYNGLSNSNFKVADPFKFLGI, via the coding sequence ATGAAGTATCTTTTTTCAATTGTTTTTGTTGTGTTTCTTTTTCTACGAAAAGAAACGGCGGCCTGCACGCGAGTGGTGTATAAAGGGCCTAATGGTACCGTAATTACAGCGCGGAGTATGGATTGGAAGGACGAAATTTCAGCTAATCTATGGGTGTTCCCGCGTGGTATGGACCGGAATGGTGAGGTAGGACCTAAGTCCCTGAAATGGACTTCAAAGTATGGAAGTGTCATTTCAAGTGCATGGGATATTGCAACTGTTGACGGCTTGAATGAAAAGGGCTTAGTGGCTAATGTATTATGGTTAGTAGAGTCTAGTTATCCAAAATTCAATCCTGCTGGTGATAAACAGGGAATTACGATCTCGGCTTGGGCACAGTATGTCTTGGATAATTTTGCAAATGTAAGTGAAGCGGTTACGGCATTGCGGGATGAACCATTTGTTGTTGTGAGTGATTATATTCCAGGAACTAAGAAATTTGCAACACTGCATTTGTCGATTTCTGATGCTTCAGGTGATAATGCTATTTTTGAATATGTAAATGGGAAACTGATGATTCATCATGATGTTGCTTATACTGTGATGACAAATTCGCCCGTATTTTCCGAACAACTTGCTTTGAATAGCTACTGGGAAGGAATACCAGGTACGGTCATGTTGCCAGGTACAAATCGTGCCGCAGATCGTTTTGTTAGAGCATCCTATTATATCAATGCGATTCCACAGACTGACGATGTTAGAACTGCTGTGGCTAGTGTATTTAGTGTGATTCGAAATTGCTCGGTACCGTTTGGTATAAGTTCACCTACAGAGCCTAATATTTCCTCTACGCGTTGGCGTTCTGTTGCTGATCAAAAAAATAAAATTTATTATTTTGAAACGGTTCTGACACCGAATACGTTTTGGGTTGATTTGACAAAATTTGATTTGCAGAAGGGAGCCAAAACGATGAAGTTAGATTTAAATCAATTTGCCACGTATAACGGTTTATCCAATAGCAATTTTAAAGTTGCCGATCCTTTTAAGTTTTTAGGAATTTAA
- a CDS encoding ThiF family adenylyltransferase yields MIKNLNLAYKPLYFRKTVTQDMLSLDTLRKNGDIVFVFDEIERQINELIRCRFPAGWVSPEQFDGYVQALLNGKSLDEYGVWVYYPWRKTLIHVLDEQEFVEVRTNRNQLKITEAERDTLANKKVGIIGLSVGHAIALTMAMERTCGILRIADFDELDLSNLNRLRTGIFNLSVPKVIIAAREIVEIDPFIQVEIFPTGVSHDNYDDFLGGNGQLDLLVEVCDSFEVKIESRICARKFRIPVVMDTNDRGMLDVERFDLEPERPIFHGLVNDLTREKLDMLSEGERLRYLMQLVDAENLSDRMKRSVPEIKKSIISWPQLASEVVLGSAMTTSVCRRLLLGQPVLSGRYYLDMEGLASHSRN; encoded by the coding sequence ATGATCAAGAACTTAAATTTAGCCTATAAACCTCTATACTTTAGAAAAACAGTTACACAAGATATGTTATCATTGGATACACTACGGAAGAATGGTGATATCGTATTTGTGTTTGATGAAATCGAAAGGCAGATTAATGAATTAATTCGTTGCAGATTTCCAGCTGGATGGGTTTCACCCGAACAATTTGACGGGTATGTACAAGCGCTACTAAATGGGAAGTCTTTAGATGAGTATGGCGTTTGGGTCTATTATCCGTGGCGAAAAACACTGATTCATGTTCTTGATGAGCAAGAATTTGTTGAGGTCAGGACGAATCGTAATCAATTAAAAATAACAGAAGCTGAACGTGATACTCTTGCTAATAAAAAAGTAGGGATTATTGGTTTATCTGTTGGTCACGCTATCGCATTGACCATGGCCATGGAGCGGACTTGTGGAATATTAAGAATTGCTGATTTTGATGAGTTGGATCTTAGTAATTTGAATAGACTACGTACAGGTATTTTTAATCTATCTGTTCCAAAGGTTATTATTGCTGCAAGGGAGATTGTAGAAATAGATCCTTTTATTCAGGTTGAAATTTTTCCAACGGGTGTAAGCCACGATAATTACGATGATTTTTTAGGAGGAAATGGACAACTAGATTTGCTTGTTGAGGTATGTGATAGTTTTGAAGTTAAAATTGAAAGTAGAATTTGTGCAAGGAAATTTCGAATTCCAGTTGTCATGGACACAAATGATCGGGGTATGTTGGATGTTGAACGATTTGATCTGGAACCGGAGCGTCCAATTTTTCATGGCTTAGTAAATGATTTGACAAGAGAAAAATTGGATATGTTATCGGAAGGAGAAAGGTTAAGGTACCTCATGCAACTTGTGGATGCTGAAAATCTATCTGATCGGATGAAAAGGTCAGTGCCGGAAATTAAAAAATCGATTATTTCCTGGCCTCAACTTGCTTCTGAAGTTGTTTTAGGTAGTGCTATGACTACCTCGGTATGTCGAAGATTATTGCTTGGACAACCTGTGCTGTCGGGTCGTTATTACCTGGATATGGAAGGTTTGGCAAGTCACAGTCGCAATTGA